DNA sequence from the Uloborus diversus isolate 005 chromosome 1, Udiv.v.3.1, whole genome shotgun sequence genome:
ttagggtatttcttttctttgtacTGTATGTGGAAAATCTTTATAGTAAGTCGAACTTtgtgtgactatttttttttctaattaaataaaactgctgaaaaaaatgcagatgttatGTATACATAGCATctgcattttttgcattttcatacattttatgcattttctaattttataacaaTGTGATATAATATTGTATTCATCGATTGTGTTACTGGACGTACCTTTCTGTcttctaaatttgaaaaaaaaaaaaaatgttccaagaATTTAATTGTTTGTTACTCATTTGAAATCTTCATGTAGTTGGAGTTTATGTATGAATACCTGCTCTACCCATTGCctaaaacttatatttaaatgTCTCTGCTGCACAAATGCATTACTGATAATTAAGTGATGGAACAAAGAGATATATGCTTTTGCAAACAGGGAGATATGCTTTTTAAATGAAGGAAGCAATCACTTGTTGATAGGTTTTGCAGGATGATGTATTCAACATAGTTTTGCACTTTCAAAATGCTTGCTTGTTTTGCTTCATAATGTAAAAACCTCCTGccttttgttttacaaaaaggaatattaaataagtctagtaatttcaccgtaatttatttttggagaagttggtgagaaaataatttatttaatatacTTGTGATATTTGTTATATTATTACATAAACCTCatttgcaaagatttttttttctgcaatgcaGCCACACCTCCATATATTGAAGCGGCAAATGTCTGGAAAGAAATTCAACGTGTAGAAATTTTTATCTAGTAATAGTTGTAgaagtgattttaattttatcattattacTCCTATAACATTGAACTTAAAGCGAATTTTCTTACACAAAATTCTATTTCTAATTTAAATGTGAATTAAATAAAGATTTATAAATAAATCTGAatgaataagggaaaaaatttttattgattacaCTAGAAACTGATTACTGGGGGAAAAAATCCTAGTGCAGCAgaagtgattttaattttattatcattaccCCTATAACAATGAACTTAAAGCAAATTTTCTGACACAAACTCCATTCCTGATTTGATTGTGAATTAAataaatagttataaataaacctgaatgaataagaaaaaaatattgattactaggaaaaaaaattcagacagtGGATATATTGTTCGTTTATAGTTgcattctttttgaaacaaatctacTAATGTGTTTCTGTACagcaaattttgtgaaaagttttcAAAGGACCATTCCCATTTATTCAATTCACTAAAAACTGCACCAGAAACATTTTCTGCTTACTAAAGTCCAGGAGTTATTGTTTCAAACTCCTCTCACATTTCATGTTTGGATAGCTTAGCATTGTTCAGATTTTCACTGAGCAAGTTTAGGAGTGAGAAACAGCTATCAGAGAGAAGATATatctaaaaagttatttttgtaggGAACATAGCTACTGAAATTTGGAAATAACTTAGGGCAATAATACTTTAATATTGTCGTTGTACTTGACTTCACATATGGACTTCAAAGAACATACAGTCGAGAAcacttaatggaatatcggataatagaatatcccgcttaatgtaataaaattccaatgtactacaccgttgatgtgtgttatttttatcccggataatggaatatactgcttattagaataatttttcctggcaaatcgcctattccattaagcaggCTCGACTGTACTTCTTTTAAGTAATTGCAGATTCATATTTaaagatgttttaattttgtttcataattACAATTTGTATTATATATTAAAATGTTACTTTCTGTtcggttaaaaaattactttgctATGTTATGATGCAGAATTTCTTGAAAAGATTAAAAGCtgtataattttatgaataagccTTCATTCTTCCTTTAATTAATTTGTTCCCTAAAATACTTCCTCCTTCCCTTTTCGATCTGCGAGTATCATTGGTGAATATTTTTTCACCTCCTAATTCATcgatttttaaattgttgttctataattttctgttttatttttattattattatttttaatgttttgaatatttgataaaattCAGCTGTGATTTAAATGCATGTGCTGCTGGTTCTGCAAAGAATATCTCTAAATAAAATGGCAatcaaaatccttcaaaacttaATTTATAGAATTTAAAGTGGAAAATGTGCTTAATAAATAATCATACTGCATTAGAAACAACCAACTTTTACTGCAGAAATTCTTGCTGAACCAGTTATAAACATTCTCTTTTTTTGAGTTTGAGGTTTTTTACATAACATTCTTTCTAAGTAGTTTCAAAATTCATGTCTTCAAAACTTGCCAGTgcaatgattaaaataaataactaaataaaaatagaGTGAACGTGGCAAAAGAGTTATTTCACCAATGATTTATCATTTCAGTGTACATTCAATATACTTTTTGATAGAGTTGGCAAAGTTGATCCTGTAACAAGAGGAATTGAAATTGCAGTCAACTACATGGGAATCAACTTTGATGTAAGATATCTTTTGTATTAAATGTTACAGATTTTCACTAAGCCAATTGTACTTAATAATTAATATATGTCACTCCTGCCCTCTACAGGTAACTTCATAGCTTAACATGTGTTACTGCTTTTGttaactgtaattttattactcCTTTTTTAACGTtccaataaaaaatgtatcaaattcTGTCACTTTGAAAAGATTTGTGAATATTgtgcatatttattattattttattgtgtaatttaaatttcttttactaCATGCTTAAGAATTCAgtttagtcctttttttttttggaaaatgtaatcattttcttattcaaatgtatgaattttgaaattttgtttctctttttactgaattttgatatgattttaaaaagtgttttccaattttttaagtttttaaagtagTTAGGATAAATTTTACTTACACTTCAGAAAGCAAAATCTGACAAACATTCTAATTCAAACTGAGTCGATCACTTTTGACTAAAAATGCACAATGTACTAAATTAAAATGCTTTACCTCCATTAAATAAGCTTTTATTGTTCCAttatttttgcagtttatcttcattttaatcaatgattttattaatgAGCTTAAAAAAGGATCTTGATAAAGAGACATCTCTGAAAAACAACATATATCCACATAAATGAAGCTTTCCAAAGTTTGGccaaaaatctctttatttgtgAAATGTAGCAGTACTATATgtctgtttgtttaaattatttattctcattcacttaattattattattccttcAACCACAAATTAAATAATGCACAAATGACTTGCATAATTTGATTCCTAGTTGAATAAGTCgttattatgtgtttttttgtaTCATTTGCTCAGCTTTCCCATCTTGGGTAAGCTACGACATATTTGAATATATATTAATTTCtggattaaaattacttttttttcaggctgaatttaaaaataaaaaactatttgattttaatatgaaaaaaatttttcagcattaaatttaaatattttaattttcataggtAAAGTTTTGGTCTCAACATATATCTTTCATTTTGGTTGGTGTAATTGTAGTTACCTCAATTAGAGGCCTTCTCATCACTTTAACTAAAGTAAGTTTCACATAAAGATGTAACTTTTGATGCAATATGACCTggttctaaaagttaaatatttcacTCTTTTATTTCAGTTCTTCTATGCAATATCAAGCAGTAAGTCCTCAAATATTATAGTGCTGGCACTTGCTCAAATTATGGTAAGTAAACACTCTTAAGAATTGACTCAAAGCATTGTTTATGCGTTGTTCAAGGGACTGGATTAAAACAATGtattaatgaaaataatgcataattgaaatgttacttttatttttactagTTTAACTCTGGTAATGAGAATTTATTCAAATATAACAGTTTTAAGGCTGTTATAAAGTTTCTCTACGCAATCAGCAAAACTCGTTCTGTAATAGTTCTGtattaaaaagaataattgaaTTGTTGAACAAAATAGTTATGaaagtgaaataaattttacCTTTATTGTGTCTTAAATACTAATCTTTCAAGGTATATttccaattttaatgtaattatatTATGCAGTTACATATATGTACAGACATTTagcttaaaaaaacttttatcgtAACCTAATGTGCTGATAGCATTTGAGCATTGATTATTGCATTATTTgttgaattatttaataaaaagtttgtTGTATTGTGTTTTGAGAAGCAAAATAAGCTTTAAGTTTATCAATACAATCTTTTGAATCTTTAAAAGAAGGTGATGTGACTTCATCTATACCTGAAAGATTTCGCCCCCCTAAAGAAATCAAGAAAGATAATCAAGCAGAAAACTTTAGGGAAGGAAAAAGGACATATAAACCATTCCCTTTTGTATTTAAAGTAATAGGGACAAAGCCATCATTTCTGATATTTCCAGGGGGGAGGGCAAAGGGTTCGTTGTCCCTTTTTTTGGAAAGCAACAAAACCATACCCACttacatataaatttttcaaagtcaGGGGGGGGGAGTAGTACTGAATCCTTAAATAATGAACCTGAATAGGAATAAATCTGGCCTTAACAATGtataaggggcattccaaggtattttcgacatttatgtagagtccgtaacctgaccttttttgccataactttttaatttactgtttgattagcatattattttattttgatcttttcctaccaacacaccagcttaaattaaaataatttgcaaatcaaacggtaaattaaaaagttatggcaaaaaaaggtcacgttacggactctacataatgtccaaaataccgtagAATGCCCTATAAGCGTAAAAGGCATGTAATCGAGAAGCACATAATGGAGGCTTTTGTGTAATATACTTTTTCTCATAGTTAGTTAAAAATTGTTCCTAATTCGTGATAAAATCCGAAAAGATTTTGTCCAGTTTCTGTTTGTGTTAGAATTTTTAGGCTTACTTGACTTTTGTTCACAAGAAATTTGTACTAATACTGTAGTATGGTTTCTGCGTGGATCAGAACTTTTATTAATGTATCCTTATGGTTTTTTCTTCCatgtttcttattattttattatcattCTTTTCATTTCCAATCCCAatgctgtttttattattttatttcatctcatttctttattttttcactttctattttaatgattttcgAAGAGTTGCctgtatgttttttcttttcagatttgagtttttctatttttttacggctgtttttattattttatttcatctaatttatttatttttttttttatttatttatctttttcactttctattttaatgatttttatagatttccctgtatgttttttcttttcagatttgagtttttctattttgttttaaaatcttttttctttatttacctaAAATTTATGCatctgaattaattttgtatggtCTTTTAAACTTaacagaatattatttttatttttaattaaccatttattttctgtttattcatgtattcataattaaaagaaatatt
Encoded proteins:
- the LOC129234329 gene encoding Golgi pH regulator-like, whose protein sequence is MNSSFAQKDVLERIEWSKTLKGKYFNCLGYFFSLYCMWKIFICTFNILFDRVGKVDPVTRGIEIAVNYMGINFDVKFWSQHISFILVGVIVVTSIRGLLITLTKFFYAISSSKSSNIIVLALAQIMGMYFVSSVLLMRMNMPSEYRSIITEVLGNLQFSFYHRWFDVIFLVSALSSIGFLYLAHKQHAEPEMM